The following proteins come from a genomic window of bacterium:
- a CDS encoding DUF4126 domain-containing protein → MEVVNVIALTLGVGWASGINLYAAVFMLGALGATDNIVLPPDLQLLQDPLVLSAAGLMYLVEFTADKMPGVDTGWDVIHSFIRIPAGALLAASAVGDVTPALEFSALLVGGTLAAGSHATKAGSRALINTSPEPFSNWTASVAEDLLVFGGLWAALYNPWLFLLGLILFIAAAVWLMPRIWRGLKRVFRFLAKLFGRPQAVAESVDSSTPPAT, encoded by the coding sequence ATGGAGGTCGTCAACGTCATCGCGCTCACGCTGGGAGTCGGCTGGGCGAGTGGTATCAACCTGTACGCGGCCGTCTTCATGCTCGGAGCACTCGGAGCGACGGACAACATCGTACTCCCGCCCGACCTGCAGCTACTCCAGGATCCTCTGGTGCTCAGTGCTGCGGGGCTCATGTATCTGGTGGAGTTCACGGCCGATAAGATGCCTGGTGTAGATACTGGCTGGGATGTGATCCACTCCTTCATCCGGATTCCCGCGGGAGCCCTGCTTGCGGCAAGCGCGGTCGGCGATGTGACTCCCGCCCTCGAGTTCTCGGCGCTATTGGTTGGAGGTACGCTGGCCGCGGGCAGTCACGCGACCAAGGCGGGAAGCCGCGCGTTGATCAATACATCTCCCGAACCCTTCAGCAACTGGACTGCCTCGGTAGCCGAAGATCTCCTGGTCTTTGGCGGGCTCTGGGCTGCGCTCTACAATCCCTGGTTGTTCCTGCTGGGACTGATCCTTTTCATCGCCGCCGCGGTCTGGCTCATGCCCCGCATCTGGCGCGGTTTGAAGCGGGTCTTCCGATTCCTGGCAAAGCTCTTCGGCCGGCCGCAGGCGGTCGCGGAGTCCGTCGATTCGAGCACGCCACCTGCTACGTGA
- a CDS encoding TIGR03621 family F420-dependent LLM class oxidoreductase translates to MRPFRFGVQQSEYPATGWRESVQKIESLGFSSVLIPDHFGTQWDPMSSLPAFAAVTQKLKLGALVYDVDYRHPVIYAKAAATLHMISGGRHEFGLGAGWMEDDYLQAGLDYDRPGVRIRRLEEAMQIIQMMWSQESTSFEGEFYKIDSIAQAARLADGERPRILIGGGGKRLLGVAGRHADIVGINPSLPEGRVINTTAADLSPSRVREKIGWVRDAAIQAGRDPDALEFNSLVFVVAMTDDPSGIRQALSSSSGMSEEEVADCPLFLTGPASEIRDRLEKRREETGISYIVIQSGDHLESFAESVLEPLVNGG, encoded by the coding sequence ATGCGTCCCTTTCGCTTCGGCGTTCAACAATCCGAATACCCGGCAACGGGCTGGCGGGAATCGGTGCAAAAGATCGAGTCGCTCGGGTTCTCCTCGGTCCTGATTCCCGACCACTTCGGTACGCAATGGGATCCGATGAGTTCTCTTCCCGCGTTTGCAGCCGTCACGCAGAAGTTGAAATTGGGCGCGCTGGTCTACGACGTCGACTATCGACACCCCGTCATCTACGCAAAGGCCGCGGCGACACTGCACATGATCTCGGGGGGGCGGCACGAGTTCGGCCTGGGTGCGGGCTGGATGGAGGATGACTACCTGCAAGCGGGCCTGGACTACGACCGTCCCGGAGTACGCATCCGCCGGTTGGAAGAGGCGATGCAGATCATCCAGATGATGTGGTCGCAAGAGAGCACGAGCTTCGAAGGTGAGTTCTACAAGATCGACTCGATCGCGCAGGCTGCCAGATTGGCTGATGGCGAGCGGCCCAGGATCCTGATCGGAGGCGGTGGTAAGCGTCTACTCGGAGTTGCGGGACGCCACGCTGATATCGTTGGGATCAATCCCTCACTTCCAGAGGGTCGAGTCATCAATACGACCGCGGCGGATCTGAGTCCTTCACGCGTGCGGGAGAAAATCGGCTGGGTGCGAGATGCAGCCATCCAAGCGGGACGCGATCCCGACGCGCTGGAGTTCAACTCACTGGTCTTTGTCGTGGCCATGACCGACGATCCCAGCGGAATTCGCCAGGCATTGTCTTCGAGCAGTGGAATGAGTGAGGAGGAAGTCGCGGATTGTCCGCTTTTCCTGACCGGCCCAGCGTCGGAAATTCGCGATCGACTCGAGAAGCGCCGCGAAGAGACCGGGATCAGCTACATCGTGATCCAGTCGGGTGATCATCTGGAGTCGTTTGCAGAATCCGTCCTCGAACCTCTGGTAAACGGCGGTTGA
- a CDS encoding alkaline phosphatase family protein, with the protein MTNRFLVLVLLLAQCSVAFAQEEPIVIVLSWDGTRHDYPERVATPALSRMQREGARAKRLVPVFPTNTFPNHVSLATGAPVDVHGVVGNRFLDTERGAFRYSNDASWIEAEPLWVAAERQGVRAAVFFWVGSETNWNGIGATHRKTPFDAKIPESEKVDQIEAWLDLPPGQRPGLIMSWWNGCDHVGHANGPRDAAIARQLAAHDAQLARLLAAIDVRELWSQITLIVLSDHGMTRATHSVEVENRLSEAGIEASFVAGGGVGYVHLEQPDQVDAARETLDALEGVESYASEALPKELRAGFAGRQGQIIVIATPPHSFSRISQLRGWRRWFRWLAPEVAGMHGYRAEHPDMSAVFYAMGRGVGRGSTLGSVRTLDVAATVAGLLGIEPPRHSEGSPIPLVSSHR; encoded by the coding sequence TTGACGAACCGGTTCCTCGTTCTTGTCCTTCTTCTGGCCCAATGCAGCGTCGCGTTTGCGCAAGAAGAGCCGATCGTGATCGTCCTGTCATGGGATGGCACGCGCCACGATTATCCCGAGCGCGTGGCCACGCCCGCACTGAGTCGCATGCAGCGCGAGGGAGCCCGTGCGAAGCGTCTCGTACCCGTGTTTCCCACAAACACGTTTCCGAACCATGTTTCCCTGGCGACGGGAGCGCCCGTCGATGTGCACGGAGTCGTGGGCAATCGCTTCCTCGATACGGAACGCGGAGCTTTCCGCTATTCGAATGACGCGAGTTGGATCGAGGCAGAGCCGCTCTGGGTGGCGGCCGAACGGCAAGGCGTTCGCGCGGCCGTATTCTTCTGGGTCGGTTCGGAGACCAATTGGAACGGCATAGGTGCGACGCATCGCAAGACGCCCTTCGATGCCAAGATCCCGGAAAGCGAGAAAGTCGATCAGATAGAAGCCTGGCTCGATCTACCCCCGGGACAGAGGCCCGGACTCATCATGTCCTGGTGGAATGGCTGCGATCACGTGGGGCATGCCAACGGGCCCAGAGATGCCGCGATCGCGCGACAACTGGCGGCCCACGATGCCCAACTGGCTCGGCTGCTCGCCGCGATCGACGTTCGAGAGCTCTGGTCGCAGATCACCTTGATCGTGCTCAGTGATCACGGGATGACACGGGCGACGCATTCCGTAGAGGTCGAGAACAGGCTTTCCGAGGCGGGTATCGAAGCCAGTTTTGTCGCAGGCGGTGGCGTCGGTTATGTACATCTCGAGCAGCCGGACCAGGTCGATGCCGCACGGGAAACACTCGACGCGCTGGAGGGAGTCGAGTCCTATGCGAGTGAGGCACTGCCGAAGGAACTGCGCGCTGGATTCGCTGGACGACAGGGGCAGATCATCGTCATCGCCACACCGCCTCATAGTTTCTCGCGCATTTCCCAGCTTCGCGGCTGGCGGCGTTGGTTTCGCTGGTTGGCCCCCGAGGTTGCCGGAATGCACGGCTACCGCGCTGAACACCCGGACATGAGCGCCGTTTTCTATGCCATGGGTCGCGGAGTTGGGCGCGGATCCACGCTGGGTTCCGTGCGAACGCTCGACGTGGCTGCGACGGTCGCCGGACTTCTTGGAATTGAACCGCCTCGTCACTCCGAGGGCAGCCCGATTCCACTCGTAAGTTCTCATCGATGA
- a CDS encoding Spy/CpxP family protein refolding chaperone: MTDSKNPNTVSDGKPSKRRRWIEPGLIGVVGLAALIAGLALSPVSAAARAGLFGRGNHDSPEEMQEHMDFAADWILDKLDADEEQSTRVKAILAGSLSDMQGMHAEHEAVQQALVAELTAENVDRAALERIRSEQFQKFDEVSRRITTTVADIADVLRPEQRAELAEFAERSHGHRGWRSGRRHGWH, from the coding sequence ATGACCGATTCGAAGAATCCGAACACCGTATCCGATGGCAAGCCGAGCAAGCGCCGCCGGTGGATTGAACCGGGCCTGATCGGAGTAGTGGGTCTGGCTGCATTGATCGCGGGCCTGGCCCTGTCGCCAGTTTCGGCCGCCGCGCGGGCGGGGCTCTTCGGGCGCGGGAACCACGACTCACCAGAGGAAATGCAGGAGCACATGGATTTCGCTGCTGACTGGATCCTCGACAAGCTCGACGCAGACGAGGAGCAGAGCACCCGGGTGAAGGCCATTCTCGCGGGTTCGCTGAGCGATATGCAGGGGATGCACGCAGAACACGAGGCCGTACAACAGGCGCTGGTTGCGGAACTAACAGCCGAGAACGTCGATCGCGCGGCACTCGAGCGGATCCGCAGCGAGCAGTTTCAGAAATTCGATGAGGTATCTCGTCGCATCACGACGACCGTTGCCGACATCGCTGACGTACTGCGGCCCGAGCAGCGCGCCGAACTCGCAGAATTCGCGGAACGCTCCCACGGTCACCGCGGCTGGCGCAGTGGTCGACGCCACGGTTGGCACTAA
- a CDS encoding SDR family oxidoreductase yields MKRVAIVTGVSRRSGIGFAIARRLADLGLKLLIQGWSVDDEATLADPGGTSAVLSELREAGAMVEHCDADLSDPDAPTRVLDVAMQAFGRVDVLVANHAYSRNGSLAELTAEQIDRHMQVNVRGSLLLVKEFADRHDGSEGGRVILLTSGQHRGPMRGELAYAASKGALLQITASLADELVERGITVNTVNPGPTDTGWASDEMSAAIAGRMPMGRWGQPDDAARLIAWLSTEDARWVTGQVIDSEGGFRR; encoded by the coding sequence ATGAAGCGAGTTGCAATCGTCACCGGAGTGAGTCGACGTTCGGGTATAGGATTCGCGATCGCTCGCCGACTTGCCGATCTCGGATTGAAGCTCTTGATCCAAGGCTGGTCGGTCGACGACGAGGCGACACTGGCCGATCCAGGGGGAACCTCAGCAGTCCTGTCCGAATTGCGCGAAGCCGGGGCGATGGTGGAACACTGCGACGCCGATCTCTCGGATCCCGACGCTCCCACCAGGGTCCTGGATGTTGCGATGCAAGCCTTCGGGCGAGTCGACGTCCTGGTTGCCAACCACGCCTACAGTCGAAACGGATCGCTCGCAGAACTGACGGCGGAGCAGATCGATCGGCACATGCAGGTCAACGTGCGCGGTTCGTTGCTCCTGGTGAAGGAGTTTGCAGACCGACACGACGGGAGCGAAGGCGGTCGGGTGATCCTGCTGACGTCCGGCCAGCATCGAGGTCCGATGCGCGGTGAACTGGCCTACGCAGCATCGAAGGGAGCGCTGCTGCAGATCACGGCGAGCCTCGCCGACGAACTGGTCGAGCGCGGCATCACGGTGAACACCGTGAATCCCGGCCCAACGGATACCGGCTGGGCCAGCGACGAGATGAGCGCCGCGATCGCTGGGCGCATGCCGATGGGGCGCTGGGGGCAACCCGATGATGCTGCACGCCTGATTGCCTGGTTGAGTACGGAAGACGCACGCTGGGTGACCGGACAGGTGATCGACTCGGAAGGTGGTTTCCGCCGCTGA
- a CDS encoding long-chain-fatty-acid--CoA ligase: protein MEVPLLVDDFLRRPAQLYPDKTAIVDGARRFSYAQYQARVNQLSHSLLELGIGPDDRVCILSPNSHFFLESFYATSQIGAVLVPLNYRLVAADHEYILNHAGVKVVLVDYEYTEVIDEIRTGLTSVEHFIVAQEQGSAPDGWLDWETLIAGAPDRRPPAIERDENDLVSINYTSGTTARPKGVMLTHRNCYINAYGLIAHLRVAHEDVELWTLPMFHCNGWGGVYALTGMGGTHVVLRAVDGAQIFQLIADEKVTFACMAPAVLRTILDYPDREKHDLVTRPRFTVAGAPPPAAFIERLERELGWDFIQIYGLTETAPLLTVSGPDHGTARDDYARRARAGVPGIGVELILLDDEDRPVAKDGVAVGEVCARSNVVFKGYWEQPDETAVAIRDGFFHTGDLAVWDEFSNIHIVDRKKDVIISGGENISSPDIEDALYKHEAVFECAVIGVPHEKWGETPMALVVLRPGASLSEDELKEFCRDHLAHFKCPSVIKFIDELPRTATGKLQKFKLREQYWAGQERRVR from the coding sequence ATGGAAGTACCGCTGCTCGTAGACGATTTCTTGCGTCGCCCGGCCCAGCTCTATCCCGACAAGACGGCGATCGTCGATGGTGCTCGACGATTCAGCTACGCACAGTATCAAGCGCGGGTGAATCAGTTGTCTCACTCGCTTCTCGAATTGGGTATCGGTCCCGACGACCGTGTCTGCATTCTGAGCCCGAACTCCCACTTCTTCCTGGAGAGCTTCTACGCCACCAGTCAGATTGGCGCGGTCCTGGTGCCGCTCAATTACCGACTGGTCGCTGCGGACCACGAGTACATCTTGAACCACGCAGGGGTGAAGGTCGTACTCGTCGACTATGAGTACACCGAGGTGATCGACGAGATTCGCACCGGTTTGACCTCTGTGGAGCATTTCATCGTCGCCCAGGAACAAGGCAGCGCTCCAGACGGCTGGCTCGATTGGGAAACCCTGATCGCGGGTGCTCCAGATCGACGACCACCCGCGATTGAGCGCGACGAGAACGATCTTGTTTCGATCAACTACACCTCGGGAACGACGGCGCGCCCCAAAGGCGTGATGCTCACCCATCGCAACTGCTACATCAACGCGTACGGTCTGATCGCGCACTTGAGAGTGGCGCATGAAGATGTCGAACTCTGGACGCTACCGATGTTCCATTGCAACGGTTGGGGTGGAGTCTACGCATTGACGGGGATGGGCGGGACACATGTCGTCTTGCGCGCGGTGGATGGTGCGCAGATCTTCCAGTTGATCGCGGACGAGAAAGTCACCTTTGCGTGTATGGCTCCTGCCGTCTTGCGCACGATCCTGGACTATCCCGATCGCGAAAAGCACGATCTCGTGACACGACCCCGCTTTACCGTGGCCGGAGCGCCGCCGCCCGCTGCATTTATCGAACGTCTCGAACGGGAATTAGGCTGGGATTTCATTCAGATCTACGGGCTGACGGAAACGGCGCCGCTTCTTACCGTGTCGGGTCCCGATCACGGTACGGCCCGGGATGACTACGCGCGCCGCGCGCGTGCGGGCGTGCCGGGGATCGGCGTCGAGTTGATCCTGCTCGACGACGAGGACAGGCCGGTTGCGAAGGACGGCGTTGCGGTAGGTGAGGTCTGTGCCCGCTCCAACGTCGTGTTCAAGGGTTACTGGGAGCAACCCGACGAGACCGCGGTCGCCATCAGGGACGGGTTCTTTCACACGGGTGATCTCGCCGTTTGGGACGAGTTCTCCAATATCCACATCGTGGATCGCAAGAAGGATGTCATCATCTCGGGAGGTGAGAACATCAGCTCGCCAGATATCGAAGATGCGCTGTACAAGCACGAAGCGGTCTTCGAGTGCGCTGTCATTGGCGTGCCGCATGAAAAGTGGGGCGAGACGCCGATGGCCCTGGTCGTCCTTCGTCCGGGAGCCTCGCTGAGTGAAGATGAACTGAAGGAGTTCTGTCGCGACCATCTCGCGCATTTCAAGTGCCCGAGCGTGATCAAGTTCATCGACGAACTACCGAGGACCGCCACTGGCAAGCTTCAGAAATTCAAGCTGCGCGAACAGTACTGGGCTGGGCAGGAGCGGCGAGTCCGCTGA
- a CDS encoding glucose 1-dehydrogenase, which produces MSDRLEGKVVLITGAGSGIGRETALCMSQERARIVSVDIDAEAAEETASAIRSAGAEAAAIRADVSTSADCKAMVEFAEDQFGHLDVLFNNAGISHIDDSDAIDTEEHVWDLTMAVNLRGVYLGCRYGIPALRRAGGGSIINTASFVAVVGAATPQLAYTASKGGVLALSRELAVIHARENIRVNALCPGPLRTELLMKYLDTEAKRQRRLVHVPMGRFGEAREIAQAVVFLASDESSFVTGTSFLVDGGITAAYVTPE; this is translated from the coding sequence ATGTCGGATCGACTTGAAGGCAAGGTCGTGCTCATCACCGGAGCCGGTAGCGGCATCGGCCGCGAGACGGCTCTTTGTATGTCGCAAGAGCGGGCTCGCATCGTATCGGTCGACATCGATGCAGAGGCCGCCGAAGAGACCGCGAGCGCGATCCGCTCGGCAGGTGCTGAAGCCGCGGCCATCCGGGCCGATGTATCCACTTCGGCCGATTGCAAGGCGATGGTCGAGTTCGCCGAGGACCAGTTTGGTCACCTCGACGTACTGTTCAACAATGCCGGCATCTCACACATCGACGATTCCGATGCAATCGATACAGAGGAACACGTCTGGGATCTGACGATGGCCGTCAATCTGCGCGGAGTGTATCTGGGGTGCAGGTACGGAATTCCCGCACTGCGCCGAGCGGGAGGCGGGTCGATCATCAATACGGCGTCATTCGTCGCTGTCGTGGGCGCGGCGACGCCGCAACTCGCTTACACGGCGAGCAAGGGAGGCGTTCTGGCGTTGAGCCGCGAACTGGCCGTGATTCACGCGCGTGAGAATATTCGCGTCAACGCCCTCTGCCCTGGACCTCTGCGTACCGAGTTGCTCATGAAATACCTCGATACCGAGGCCAAACGTCAGCGACGCCTCGTGCACGTGCCAATGGGTCGTTTCGGAGAAGCGCGGGAGATCGCGCAAGCGGTCGTGTTCCTGGCGTCCGATGAATCATCCTTCGTCACTGGGACTTCATTTCTTGTTGATGGCGGCATAACAGCCGCCTACGTCACTCCAGAGTAG
- a CDS encoding GNAT family N-acetyltransferase, whose protein sequence is MDAREPDREIPLRVAQGWDDYLALGNQVQDTPLFRLVTSPDAPLIHDANYASRVRASSEDEIEAVLAQVEIEFAGLTHRRFVLDPLTPESFEARLVLEGYELNSELELLLEDELRAKPEPVAIRLVESETDWNVVLELTKLDIDESTAREGQKPYGIDVVQQLFERRRAKTPDVLTWLACADGVDCAYFSSWPGNNGIGKVEDLFTLPAFRHRGIATALIAHTVADARTRGADSVAIGARIDDSPRHMYAALGFRACFVQRAYLKRLKSA, encoded by the coding sequence ATGGACGCCAGAGAACCCGATCGAGAAATCCCGCTACGAGTTGCGCAGGGCTGGGACGACTATCTAGCCCTGGGAAACCAGGTGCAGGACACTCCCCTCTTCCGTTTGGTCACGAGTCCCGATGCGCCGCTCATTCACGACGCAAACTACGCCAGCCGCGTGCGAGCTTCGAGTGAAGACGAGATCGAGGCCGTACTCGCGCAAGTCGAAATCGAGTTCGCAGGTTTGACGCATCGGCGCTTCGTGCTCGACCCGTTGACACCCGAGTCATTTGAAGCTCGCCTCGTACTGGAGGGCTACGAACTGAATTCAGAGTTGGAACTCCTGCTGGAAGACGAGCTTCGCGCGAAGCCAGAACCCGTTGCGATCCGACTCGTCGAGAGCGAGACAGACTGGAACGTCGTACTCGAACTCACGAAACTTGACATCGACGAAAGCACTGCCCGCGAAGGCCAGAAGCCCTATGGAATCGACGTCGTACAGCAGTTGTTCGAACGGCGTCGCGCGAAGACTCCCGATGTACTTACCTGGCTTGCTTGCGCTGACGGTGTGGACTGCGCCTACTTCTCCTCCTGGCCCGGCAACAACGGAATCGGAAAAGTCGAGGACCTGTTCACGTTACCCGCCTTCAGACATCGAGGGATCGCAACCGCATTGATCGCGCACACCGTCGCGGACGCGCGCACGCGCGGAGCGGACTCCGTGGCCATTGGAGCCAGAATCGACGACTCACCCAGGCATATGTACGCGGCGCTCGGTTTTCGAGCCTGTTTCGTGCAACGGGCCTATCTGAAGAGATTGAAAAGCGCGTGA
- a CDS encoding HAMP domain-containing histidine kinase has product MGHSWSNGMGHDHEGYDGDWKRRALREVDRARRRIQQDIREARSRSVADSSPDGSDRRRAEQAREDRRRSRQESARRRERARKHNHRRRDKARAKRHDDHHENREAKRQRARLTAEERAYRVARRRANAKLSVMIHLVAFCSVILFLFFVAGFRAATITGMSWGIGLSMHWFIVVIAPGLRQRWIDEEVRNQVHSTVSSERQVLEGKHARSLEELSASLAHEIRNPITAAKSLVQQLGEDPSCEDNVEYAGVALEELDRVERSISHLLRFAREEEVALAEMHMGDAVDSALATVRDRLDRLDVQIQREIDSDGVMQGDAEKLRRVIINLINNSLDALEEAETSDPRLNLTSGENLAGTEVWIRIRDNGPGMDADDLEKIFKPFYTSKKSGTGLGLAISKKLVDAHGGTIEATSSPDEGTEFVLTFPKQRPADQ; this is encoded by the coding sequence ATGGGGCACAGCTGGAGCAACGGCATGGGCCATGACCACGAGGGTTACGACGGTGATTGGAAGCGCCGGGCGTTGCGCGAGGTCGACCGGGCTCGGCGCCGTATTCAGCAGGATATCCGCGAGGCGCGTAGCAGATCGGTAGCCGACTCCTCTCCGGATGGAAGCGACCGGCGACGCGCCGAACAAGCCCGAGAGGACCGGCGTCGATCCAGGCAAGAGTCCGCGAGACGGCGCGAACGTGCCCGAAAACACAATCACCGGCGACGCGACAAAGCCCGCGCCAAGCGACACGACGACCACCACGAGAACCGGGAGGCCAAGCGTCAGCGCGCCCGACTGACGGCCGAGGAGCGCGCTTACCGGGTGGCGCGAAGACGGGCGAACGCCAAGCTCAGCGTCATGATTCATCTCGTGGCGTTCTGCTCGGTAATCCTCTTCCTGTTCTTCGTTGCGGGTTTCCGCGCGGCCACGATCACGGGAATGTCATGGGGCATCGGTCTGAGCATGCACTGGTTCATCGTGGTCATCGCGCCGGGCTTACGGCAGCGCTGGATCGATGAAGAGGTGCGCAACCAGGTGCACAGCACGGTGTCGAGCGAGCGCCAGGTCCTGGAGGGCAAGCATGCGCGCAGCCTCGAGGAACTATCGGCATCGCTCGCACACGAGATCCGCAATCCGATCACCGCGGCCAAGAGCCTGGTACAACAGCTTGGAGAAGACCCCTCGTGCGAAGACAACGTCGAGTACGCAGGTGTCGCACTCGAAGAACTGGATCGCGTAGAACGATCGATCTCTCACTTGCTGCGCTTTGCACGCGAAGAAGAAGTGGCTCTGGCCGAGATGCACATGGGCGACGCCGTTGATTCCGCGCTTGCGACGGTTCGAGATCGACTCGATCGCCTCGATGTCCAGATCCAACGCGAGATCGACAGCGATGGTGTGATGCAGGGTGATGCGGAGAAACTGCGCCGTGTCATCATCAACCTGATCAACAACTCCCTGGACGCACTTGAAGAAGCCGAGACGAGCGACCCGCGTTTGAACCTGACCAGTGGTGAGAACCTGGCGGGGACTGAAGTCTGGATCCGCATCCGAGACAACGGACCCGGCATGGATGCAGACGACCTCGAGAAGATCTTCAAACCGTTCTACACCTCCAAAAAGAGTGGCACGGGACTCGGGCTGGCCATTTCCAAGAAGCTGGTCGACGCCCACGGCGGAACCATCGAGGCCACCTCGTCACCCGATGAAGGCACCGAATTCGTGCTGACCTTCCCAAAGCAACGCCCGGCCGACCAGTAG
- a CDS encoding tyrosine-protein phosphatase produces the protein MKPIVLILVSTMLLACADPVDRSYLDTDDPVVERESDDSLVIHWRVAPESAEIPVYAGTVPGSFNRAKPVATLVNGRARISGLDPATRFYFEIAAPGSKPLRVAERKLPLEGAHNFRDLGGYRGQDGRRVRWGVMFRSDALGELSDSDLDYVSRVKLRLVCDFRSPKEREAAPDRLPERDRPSVAELAIYDESFDPEMLRDRILSGDLEGLDLAQMLVNANREFARRFTAQYAKMFEYLLEPGNLPAVIHCTAGKDRAGFGSAILLLALGVDRETVFEDFLLTNTYIAAETEKSLRMIRIFSLFRADPEKIRPVLGVRREYLEAGLDEIDKRFGSFEAYLHDGLGLSAGNISRLRERLLE, from the coding sequence GTGAAACCAATAGTCCTGATCCTGGTATCGACGATGCTACTGGCCTGTGCGGATCCGGTGGACCGCAGCTATCTGGACACGGACGACCCAGTCGTCGAGCGCGAGTCCGACGATAGCCTGGTCATTCACTGGCGGGTGGCTCCCGAGAGTGCCGAGATTCCCGTGTACGCCGGAACGGTTCCGGGAAGCTTCAATCGCGCGAAGCCGGTGGCAACTCTAGTCAATGGGCGGGCACGAATTTCAGGGCTCGATCCCGCGACGAGATTCTATTTCGAGATCGCAGCCCCTGGCTCGAAACCGCTGCGTGTGGCCGAACGAAAGCTCCCGTTGGAAGGCGCACACAATTTTCGCGATCTGGGCGGCTACCGCGGACAGGATGGCCGACGTGTGCGCTGGGGAGTCATGTTCCGCTCCGACGCACTCGGGGAACTCAGCGATAGCGATCTCGATTATGTTTCGCGCGTCAAGCTGCGACTGGTCTGCGACTTTCGCAGTCCGAAAGAGCGCGAGGCAGCGCCCGATCGTCTACCTGAGCGCGACCGTCCCAGTGTCGCGGAGCTGGCAATCTACGACGAGTCCTTCGACCCCGAAATGTTGCGCGATCGCATCCTGTCGGGCGATCTCGAGGGCCTCGATCTGGCGCAGATGCTCGTCAACGCGAATCGTGAGTTCGCTCGCCGTTTCACTGCACAGTACGCGAAGATGTTCGAATATCTCCTTGAGCCCGGAAACCTGCCAGCCGTGATTCACTGCACTGCGGGAAAAGACCGGGCGGGTTTTGGTTCGGCAATCTTGTTGTTGGCGCTCGGAGTCGATCGAGAAACTGTCTTCGAGGATTTCCTCTTGACCAACACCTACATCGCCGCAGAGACCGAAAAGAGTCTCCGCATGATCCGGATCTTCTCGCTCTTCCGCGCCGACCCGGAAAAAATCCGCCCGGTACTGGGCGTGCGGCGGGAGTATCTCGAAGCCGGTCTGGATGAAATCGACAAGCGCTTCGGGTCCTTTGAAGCCTACCTGCACGATGGATTGGGACTCAGTGCCGGGAATATCTCCCGCCTCCGGGAGCGCCTGCTCGAATAG
- a CDS encoding OmpA family protein produces the protein MVSNKILAAFACLVFVASGCATGSGSGMDKAKCAMIGGVLGAGAGVVGSGANHDNDETRHAVGGAIGALVGAGLGSMLCADSQAATEKRPPTVRASANPSSGPAPLTTELRAVGKDDGSVVSYEWDLGDGTNAKGARVSHTYQEPGDYTARVTVKDNDGMIASTVVPVRAERKASAPSAKRIVLRGVNFAFDRADIRPDAQVILDAAAEVLSENPGVRVQIAGHTDSVGTEAYNQGLSERRAKSVQRYLVGKGISSGRLSSVGSGEANPVASNSTDDGRAQNRRVELNIQ, from the coding sequence ATGGTTTCCAACAAGATCCTTGCGGCATTCGCGTGCCTGGTGTTCGTAGCTTCCGGATGCGCGACCGGTTCGGGTTCGGGAATGGACAAGGCGAAGTGCGCAATGATCGGAGGCGTCCTCGGCGCGGGTGCTGGTGTCGTCGGTTCGGGTGCGAATCACGACAATGATGAAACCCGGCATGCCGTTGGCGGAGCGATCGGCGCGCTGGTAGGAGCAGGTCTGGGTTCAATGCTATGCGCGGATTCCCAGGCCGCGACGGAAAAGCGGCCTCCTACGGTCCGTGCAAGTGCGAACCCATCGTCTGGACCGGCACCGCTCACGACGGAACTGCGTGCGGTCGGTAAGGACGACGGTAGCGTCGTGAGTTACGAGTGGGATCTGGGTGATGGCACCAACGCCAAGGGTGCGCGGGTCAGTCACACCTACCAGGAACCGGGTGACTACACGGCTCGAGTCACCGTGAAGGACAATGACGGCATGATCGCTTCGACGGTCGTTCCCGTTCGCGCGGAACGTAAGGCCTCAGCGCCCTCCGCGAAACGCATCGTCTTGCGCGGAGTCAACTTCGCCTTCGACCGGGCTGACATCCGGCCGGATGCTCAGGTCATTCTCGACGCAGCCGCTGAAGTCCTGAGTGAAAACCCGGGTGTCCGTGTCCAGATTGCGGGTCACACCGACAGCGTCGGCACAGAAGCCTACAACCAGGGTCTGTCTGAACGACGAGCGAAGTCGGTGCAGCGTTACCTGGTAGGCAAGGGAATCTCGAGCGGTCGTCTGAGTTCCGTTGGTAGCGGCGAGGCAAACCCTGTTGCCAGCAACAGCACGGACGACGGTCGTGCACAGAACCGGCGAGTGGAGTTGAACATCCAGTAG